The sequence CGCAGTTCGGCTTCCAGCAGGATGCCGGCCAGCTTGCGGCCCTCGCCGTCCAGCAGATCGTTGGGCCACTTCAGGCCGCCGCCGCCCGCAGCGCGGTGCAGCGCCACCCCGGCGGCCAGCGGCAGCGTGGGGAGGCTGGCCAGCGGCAGCGGCCCGCGCAGCAGCACGCTGAACACCAGATTGCCCGTGCCGGTCTGCCAGACGCGGCCCCGCCTGCCCCGGCCAGCGGTCTGCCGCTCGGCCACCACCACGGCCCCGTGCGGCGCAGGCTCCTGCGGGTCGGCGGCCCAGTCGCGCAGGGCGTTCTGGGTGCTGTCTATCTCACCAAAGTAGCGCAGCGCCCGCCCAAGCTCACCGCTGACCGGCACCAGCCCCGGCGCGGGCGTGCCTGGCTCAAGCGCGTAGCCGGCGCGGCTGACGGCAAGCGGCACCCCCTGGTCACGCAGGCGGTGGGCCAGAGCGTTGACCGACACGCGGCTCAGGCCCAGGGCGGCTCCCAGGTCGTCACCAGACTGGGGCGTGGTGGTCAGCAGCTGCAGCAGGCGTTCGGGCATGCTGCCCACTATGCCCTATGCAGGGCGCCAGGCGAGCTTCAGCAGTCGCCTGGCCGGCAAAACGCAGCCGAGAGAGGCGGGCTTCCGACCGTGGCCCCCGTTTCAGGCGGCCGTCAGGGGGTTTGCTATGCTGGCCGTATGACGATGGTACGCCAAACCAAGCAGCGCCAGGCGGTCATCGAGGTGTTACGCGCAGCCCGCTGTCATCCCGACGCCGCTTGGATTCACTCCGAAGTTCGCAAACTCCAGCCCACGGTCAGTCTGGGAACGGTCTACCGCACCCTGGACGCCCTGGTGCGCGACGGCGTCGCCGTGACCATCGAGCGCACCGGCGGCGCCACCTGCTACGACTTCCGCCATGACGGCGGGCACCACCACCACGCGGTCTGCCGGCAATGCGGGGCTATTTTCGACATTGACGCCGCGCTGGTGCCGCAGCTGCCCGAGGGCGCCCTGCCCGCCGGCTTTACCGTGACCGACGTGCGGCTGGAATTCATGGGCGTGTGTCCCTGCTGCGAAGTCGCCTGTGACGCGGGGACGCAGGCGCCGCAGGCCCGACCCCAGGAACCCGTGGCCTCTTGACCGTTCCTGCGCAGGCTTCCGGCATCTCAGGTGAGCCGGACGGCACCGAGCCTTTCCGCTGGCCGCTGAAGCCCTTCTTGCTGGGCTGGGCGCTGGCCGCCGCTGCCGCACTGCTGGTGCGCTGGCTGGGGCAGCGCCTGCTGGGCGACCCCTGCCAGGGCCACACCGTGCTGGCTCTGCTGATGCCACTGCTGCTGGGGCCGGGAGGACTGGGGTTGGCGGCGTCGCAGTGGAACAACCGGCCCCGCGCCATGTTCGGCCTGGGACTGGTGCTGGCATCGTTCGTGCCCACACTGCTGCTGTCGGCCTACGATATCGGGCAACTCCGCAACCTGGGTTGCGCGGGCGGCTACCTCATCGTG is a genomic window of Deinococcus proteolyticus MRP containing:
- a CDS encoding biotin--[acetyl-CoA-carboxylase] ligase, with amino-acid sequence MPERLLQLLTTTPQSGDDLGAALGLSRVSVNALAHRLRDQGVPLAVSRAGYALEPGTPAPGLVPVSGELGRALRYFGEIDSTQNALRDWAADPQEPAPHGAVVVAERQTAGRGRRGRVWQTGTGNLVFSVLLRGPLPLASLPTLPLAAGVALHRAAGGGGLKWPNDLLDGEGRKLAGILLEAELRGEEARQAVLGIGINVTDAPEGAGTVDRYRPGVTRAGLLADVLAELERWLWAPTAEVLQAWRAASVTLGRPVRFELAEHGKMEGVARDIDMQGSLLVALPDGREVTVGAGDVELVGRLAAG
- a CDS encoding Fur family transcriptional regulator, which produces MTMVRQTKQRQAVIEVLRAARCHPDAAWIHSEVRKLQPTVSLGTVYRTLDALVRDGVAVTIERTGGATCYDFRHDGGHHHHAVCRQCGAIFDIDAALVPQLPEGALPAGFTVTDVRLEFMGVCPCCEVACDAGTQAPQARPQEPVAS